The DNA segment CCCCGATGGCCCGGACTAGGCGCTTGTTCCACTTCTTCTTGCCCACCTTCTTCAGGGCCTTGAGCCCCAGCTCCTCCTCGTACGTCCGGCCCTTCCACGCCTGGTGATGGGCCAGCTCCAGGTGGATCAGGCTTCCGTCCACGAAGAGGGCCGAGCCCAGACCCGTGCCCAGGGTGATCACGAGCTCGACCCCCTTGCCCTTGATGACGCCGTACCCCTGGATGTCGGCGTCGTTGCAGACCCGGGTCGGTCGGCCGAAGGCCTTGGCCAGGGCCTTGGCCAGGTCGACCCCGACCCATTTGGGATCGAGGTTGGGCGCGCTGCGGACCACGCCCTTGCGGACCACGCCCGGAAAGCCGACGGAGGCCCGCGCGAACTCCCCCTGCTCCCGGGCGAGGCCCACGATGGCTCCGATCAGCGCCGCGGGCGTGGCGGGATGGGGGGTGTCGACGCGGGTGCGCTCGGTCAGGGGCTTGCCCGCCTCGTCCAGCACGAGGGTCTTGATGCCGGTCCCCCCGATGTCCACGGCCAGGGTGCGCACGGGTCCCGCGGGATGCTCTGGAGAGCTGGACATGGCGGTTACCCCTCTCGCGGCTTCTCGGCGTGGCCGCCGAACTCGAAGCGCATGGCGGAGAGGAGCTTGTTGGCGAAGTCGCCCTCCCCCCTCGAGCTGAAGCGCTGGTAAAGGGCGGCGGAGAGCACGGGGGCGGGGGCGGACTCTTCTATGGCGGCCAGGATCGTCCAGCGCCCCTCGCCGGAATCGGAGACCTGGCCCGAGAAGGAGTTGAGGTCGGGCTGCTTGAGGAGGGCGAGGGCGGTGAGGTCCAGGAGCCAGGAGGCCACGACGCTGCCCCGGCGCCACACCTCCGTGATGTCGGAGAGGTTCAGCTCGTATTGGTAGTGCTCGGGATCCCGGAGGGGGGTGGTCTCGGCGTCCACGGCCCGCCCCT comes from the Vicinamibacteria bacterium genome and includes:
- a CDS encoding ROK family protein; its protein translation is MSSSPEHPAGPVRTLAVDIGGTGIKTLVLDEAGKPLTERTRVDTPHPATPAALIGAIVGLAREQGEFARASVGFPGVVRKGVVRSAPNLDPKWVGVDLAKALAKAFGRPTRVCNDADIQGYGVIKGKGVELVITLGTGLGSALFVDGSLIHLELAHHQAWKGRTYEEELGLKALKKVGKKKWNKRLVRAIGALERLFIYDTLYLGGGNASRITVDLPRNARIVPNVAGLLGGIALWRT